A region from the Simiduia sp. 21SJ11W-1 genome encodes:
- a CDS encoding septal ring lytic transglycosylase RlpA family protein — protein sequence MASVLCLGLAACNNQPTQSESDRYQASRYQVQQDYGPGAPLDVSHVPDAVPKIEPRTSAGNKSPYTVLGNTYTLLPEDAPYVEEGMASWYGNKFHGHQTSNGEIYNMYGMTAAHKTLRIPTYVKVTNLDNNLSVIVRVNDRGPFHGDRIIDLSYAAARKLDYAERGTARVRVEAIDPVAWANSRDGSTEVMAQAASEPPKLRGQTLENKAPLPESVEGYQLPANTFLQAGAFSSKDSANSLREKLGGLTHYPVFVAQATKNSLYRVRIGPITDNYDLMQIRELVFRKGGVRPHVVYQ from the coding sequence ATGGCTAGTGTGCTGTGCTTGGGTCTGGCTGCCTGTAACAACCAGCCCACGCAGAGCGAATCTGACCGGTATCAGGCTTCGCGCTACCAGGTGCAGCAAGATTACGGCCCGGGCGCGCCGCTCGATGTTTCGCATGTGCCCGATGCCGTGCCAAAAATAGAGCCGCGCACCAGCGCCGGAAATAAATCGCCCTACACGGTGCTGGGTAACACCTACACCCTCTTGCCTGAAGATGCGCCCTATGTGGAAGAGGGCATGGCCTCCTGGTACGGCAACAAGTTCCATGGCCATCAAACCTCCAATGGCGAGATTTACAACATGTACGGGATGACCGCAGCCCATAAAACCCTGCGCATTCCCACCTACGTGAAAGTCACCAATCTCGACAACAACCTCAGTGTGATTGTGCGGGTTAACGATCGCGGCCCCTTCCACGGTGATCGCATTATTGATTTGTCTTATGCCGCGGCGCGCAAGCTCGATTACGCCGAGCGCGGCACGGCGCGGGTGCGGGTGGAAGCTATAGACCCGGTGGCCTGGGCCAATAGTCGCGATGGCTCAACCGAGGTGATGGCCCAGGCGGCCAGTGAGCCGCCGAAATTGCGCGGCCAAACCCTTGAAAACAAAGCGCCGCTTCCGGAAAGCGTGGAGGGCTACCAGCTACCGGCCAACACCTTTTTGCAGGCCGGTGCCTTTTCCTCTAAAGATTCGGCCAACAGTTTGCGGGAAAAGCTGGGCGGTTTAACCCACTACCCGGTATTTGTGGCGCAGGCCACCAAGAACAGCCTGTACCGGGTACGCATCGGCCCGATTACCGATAACTACGATTTAATGCAAATTCGCGAGCTGGTATTTCGCAAGGGTGGCGTGCGCCCCCACGTGGTTTACCAGTAA
- a CDS encoding D-alanyl-D-alanine carboxypeptidase family protein, which translates to MSNTLNRTFAVAALAATVCLPALAAPVIIPSPPQISSTGYILMDADTGKVLVEHNADEQLPPASLTKMMTSYIVSGDIESGKIGEQDLVDISVKAWRMGGSKMFIREGTQVPVIDLLRGVIIQSGNDASVALAEHVAGSEGAFVDIMNQQAALLGMTSTHYENSTGWPAEGHLTTARDLSLLAQALINHHPEHYALYSEKYFAYNGINQPNRNKLLFTDDSIDGIKTGHTDEAGYCLVASGQRDGMRLISVVMGTKSEKARASESQKLLAYGFRYYQTHQVYAAGDVLSTARVWGGKLDEVALGVAQRVALTIPRGAEDKLKAELQIPEVIKAPLAAGEQMGKLTITLDGETLYEEPLVVKDDIAKAGFFARLWDGIKLFFFQLFN; encoded by the coding sequence ATGTCTAACACCCTCAACCGTACATTCGCGGTGGCAGCCTTGGCGGCCACGGTTTGCCTGCCGGCGTTAGCTGCCCCGGTCATTATTCCCTCGCCGCCGCAAATTTCATCTACCGGCTACATTCTGATGGATGCCGACACCGGCAAGGTGCTGGTAGAGCACAATGCCGATGAACAGCTGCCACCGGCCAGCCTCACCAAAATGATGACCAGCTACATCGTCTCCGGTGATATCGAGAGCGGCAAGATCGGCGAGCAAGACCTGGTAGACATCAGCGTAAAAGCCTGGCGCATGGGCGGCTCTAAAATGTTTATCCGCGAGGGCACCCAAGTGCCGGTGATCGACCTGCTGCGCGGGGTGATCATCCAATCGGGTAACGATGCAAGTGTGGCACTGGCCGAGCATGTGGCCGGCAGCGAAGGCGCCTTTGTAGATATCATGAACCAGCAGGCAGCGCTGTTGGGCATGACCAGCACCCACTATGAAAACAGCACCGGCTGGCCGGCCGAGGGCCACCTCACCACCGCGCGGGATTTGTCGCTGCTGGCACAGGCGCTGATCAACCATCACCCGGAGCACTACGCGCTCTATTCGGAAAAGTACTTCGCCTACAACGGCATTAACCAGCCCAACCGCAATAAATTGCTGTTTACCGACGACAGCATAGATGGCATCAAAACCGGCCACACAGATGAAGCGGGCTATTGCCTGGTGGCCTCGGGCCAGCGCGATGGCATGCGCCTGATTTCCGTGGTGATGGGCACCAAGAGCGAGAAAGCGCGCGCCAGCGAGTCCCAGAAGCTACTGGCCTATGGCTTTCGCTACTACCAAACCCATCAGGTGTATGCCGCAGGCGACGTACTCTCTACCGCGCGCGTTTGGGGCGGCAAGCTGGATGAAGTGGCCCTGGGCGTAGCGCAACGGGTGGCGTTAACCATCCCCCGCGGCGCTGAAGACAAGCTCAAGGCCGAGCTGCAAATACCCGAGGTGATCAAGGCGCCGCTTGCCGCCGGCGAGCAGATGGGCAAACTCACCATTACCCTTGATGGCGAAACCCTCTATGAAGAGCCGCTGGTGGTAAAAGACGACATCGCCAAGGCCGGCTTCTTCGCCCGCCTGTGGGATGGCATCAAGCTGTTTTTCTTCCAGCTGTTTAACTGA
- a CDS encoding YbeD family protein translates to MSQQEPPKIEFPCENYPVKVMGDAGEALHLLVNEVMARHVEGFHPGLVTARDSSKGRFQSLTVMITATGEDQLQAIFQDLKKNPIVRMVL, encoded by the coding sequence ATGTCCCAGCAAGAACCCCCAAAAATCGAATTTCCCTGCGAAAACTACCCCGTTAAAGTAATGGGCGATGCCGGCGAGGCGTTGCACCTGCTGGTTAACGAAGTGATGGCGCGCCATGTGGAAGGCTTTCATCCGGGGCTTGTGACCGCTCGGGATTCCAGCAAAGGCCGCTTTCAGTCGCTCACGGTAATGATTACCGCCACCGGCGAAGATCAACTGCAGGCCATTTTCCAGGATCTTAAAAAGAACCCCATTGTGCGCATGGTACTGTAA
- the lipB gene encoding lipoyl(octanoyl) transferase LipB, which yields MSQAPELIVRWLGSVPYEPVWRTMSELTTERDDSTVDELWLLEHPPVFTQGQAGKAEHLLMPGDIPVVKVDRGGQVTYHGPGQLVGYPLIDIKRRGLGVRDLVTAIEQLVVDTVASYGVSAYPKADAPGVYVDLPGYTGAKIASLGLRVRKHRSYHGLALNVDMDLAPFGRINPCGYQGLQMTQLADLSSQRPSVEAVAQQMATLFTRQLGYTRVTHTREMHPNLQAALNAGHTHADARPEDQS from the coding sequence TTGAGCCAGGCGCCTGAGTTGATTGTGCGCTGGCTGGGCTCTGTGCCCTACGAGCCTGTGTGGCGCACTATGTCTGAGTTAACCACCGAGCGCGACGACAGCACGGTAGACGAGCTGTGGTTGCTTGAGCACCCGCCGGTATTTACCCAGGGCCAGGCCGGCAAGGCCGAGCACCTACTGATGCCCGGCGATATTCCGGTGGTAAAGGTAGACCGCGGTGGCCAGGTAACCTACCACGGCCCCGGGCAGCTGGTGGGTTACCCCTTGATAGACATCAAACGCCGCGGCCTAGGCGTGCGCGACCTGGTAACGGCCATAGAGCAGCTGGTGGTAGATACAGTGGCCAGCTACGGTGTGAGCGCCTACCCCAAGGCCGATGCACCCGGTGTGTACGTAGATTTGCCCGGTTACACCGGCGCCAAAATTGCCTCGCTGGGGTTAAGAGTGCGTAAGCACCGCAGTTATCATGGCCTGGCGTTGAATGTGGATATGGATTTAGCCCCCTTCGGGCGCATTAACCCCTGCGGCTACCAGGGCCTGCAGATGACCCAGCTGGCCGATCTAAGCAGCCAGCGCCCCAGTGTAGAGGCCGTGGCCCAACAAATGGCCACATTATTTACCCGGCAGTTAGGCTATACCCGCGTTACCCACACCCGCGAGATGCACCCCAATTTACAGGCGGCGCTCAATGCCGGCCACACTCACGCCGACGCACGGCCAGAGGATCAATCATGA
- the lipA gene encoding lipoyl synthase — protein MTDSNTPSELAVELPVKRSQRLKQGEKLRDADKLEKIPVKVIATDGPQRKPDWIRVRLEVNPEVDRIKKILRKNKLASVCEEANCPNLGECFSGGTATFMIMGEICTRRCPFCDVGHGKPNPLDADEPLKLAEAIAEMRLKYVVITSVDRDDLRDGGAQHFADCIREARALSQNLQVEVLVPDFRGRMDIALDILEAEAPDVFNHNLETVPRLYRQARPGANYAWSLKLLKQYKARRPDVLTKSGLMVGLGESKEEIFKVMQNLREHDVDMLTIGQYLQPSKDHLPVDRYVHPDEFAEYTRVAHEMGFKHAACGPLVRSSYHADKQAHGEALPSVG, from the coding sequence ATGACCGATTCAAACACCCCATCAGAGCTAGCTGTAGAACTACCCGTTAAGCGCAGTCAGCGGCTCAAACAGGGCGAAAAGCTGCGCGATGCCGACAAGTTAGAGAAAATTCCCGTTAAGGTGATTGCCACAGATGGCCCCCAGCGCAAGCCCGACTGGATTCGTGTGCGCCTGGAGGTTAACCCCGAGGTGGATCGCATTAAAAAGATCCTGCGCAAAAACAAGCTGGCCTCTGTGTGCGAAGAAGCCAACTGCCCCAACCTGGGCGAGTGCTTCAGCGGCGGTACGGCAACCTTCATGATCATGGGTGAAATATGCACCCGTCGCTGCCCCTTCTGCGATGTGGGCCACGGCAAGCCCAACCCGCTGGATGCCGATGAGCCCTTAAAGCTTGCCGAGGCCATTGCCGAAATGCGCCTTAAATATGTGGTGATCACCTCGGTAGACCGCGACGACCTGCGCGATGGCGGCGCCCAGCACTTTGCCGATTGCATCCGCGAGGCGCGGGCGCTGTCGCAAAACCTACAGGTGGAAGTACTGGTGCCGGATTTCCGCGGGCGTATGGATATCGCCCTGGATATTCTGGAAGCCGAAGCGCCCGATGTGTTTAACCACAACCTCGAAACCGTGCCGCGCCTGTACCGCCAGGCACGCCCGGGCGCCAACTACGCCTGGTCGCTGAAGCTCTTGAAGCAATACAAGGCGCGCAGGCCCGATGTGCTCACCAAATCCGGCCTGATGGTGGGGCTGGGTGAGTCCAAAGAAGAGATATTTAAGGTGATGCAGAACCTGCGTGAGCACGATGTGGATATGCTCACTATCGGCCAGTACCTGCAGCCCTCCAAAGACCACCTGCCGGTAGACCGCTACGTACACCCGGACGAGTTTGCCGAATACACCCGCGTGGCCCACGAAATGGGCTTTAAACACGCAGCCTGCGGCCCGCTGGTGCGCTCGTCTTACCATGCCGACAAGCAGGCCCACGGTGAAGCGCTGCCAAGTGTAGGCTGA
- a CDS encoding GNAT family N-acetyltransferase, with product MPLRAAPQWLPELARLRAHERAREGLSANLAAGQAALEAELEVELKVELEVELEGTASTPFTLVAHRAQSLVGAATLRRQQGLLACAKSLWLSELWVHPRTRGQGLGAALIASLLKQAAQSGAPEVLLYTRSHRDYYRRLGWQLVREAMLAGQPVALLSYPLARLRTAPS from the coding sequence ATGCCGTTGCGCGCAGCACCCCAATGGCTGCCTGAACTGGCCCGGCTGCGCGCCCACGAGCGCGCCCGCGAAGGCTTAAGCGCCAATCTGGCGGCCGGGCAGGCTGCGCTTGAAGCAGAGCTTGAGGTCGAGCTTAAAGTCGAGCTTGAAGTCGAGCTTGAAGGCACTGCATCCACACCATTCACCCTGGTGGCCCACAGGGCCCAAAGCCTTGTGGGGGCTGCCACCTTAAGGCGTCAGCAGGGCTTGCTGGCCTGCGCCAAAAGCCTTTGGCTGTCCGAGCTTTGGGTGCACCCCCGCACGCGCGGCCAGGGATTGGGTGCCGCGCTCATTGCCAGCCTGCTCAAGCAAGCTGCGCAGTCAGGCGCGCCCGAAGTCTTGCTCTACACCCGCAGCCACCGTGACTACTACCGCCGCTTGGGCTGGCAACTGGTGCGCGAGGCAATGCTTGCGGGGCAGCCGGTTGCGTTGCTGTCATACCCCTTGGCCCGCCTGCGTACAGCGCCCTCATAA